A genomic segment from Glycine soja cultivar W05 chromosome 18, ASM419377v2, whole genome shotgun sequence encodes:
- the LOC114395709 gene encoding pentatricopeptide repeat-containing protein At2g36730 — protein sequence MVLRFRTLKTQSLSKKQQCLSLLNSCRSMDQLRQIQAQVHVSGLYQDTRVLSELVYFCSLSPSKNLRHARSFVHHAATPSPISWNILIRGYAASDSPLEAFWVFRKMRERGAMPNKLTFPFLLKSCAVASALFEGKQVHADAVKCGLDSDVYVGNNLINFYGCCKKIVDARKVFGEMPERTVVSWNSVMTACVESLWLGDGIGYFFRMWGCGFEPDETSMVLLLSACAELGYLSLGRWVHSQLVLRGMVLSVQLGTALVDMYGKSGALGYARDVFERMENRNVWTWSAMILGLAQHGFGEEALELFAIMNNNNNDNRDIRPNYVTYLGVLCACSHAGMVDEGYQYFHDMECVHGIKPLMTHYGAMVDVLGRAGRLEEAYEFIQSMPIEPDPVVWRTLLSACTVHDVHDHTGIGERVSKKLLLKEPRRGGNLVIVANMYAEVGMWEEAANVRRVMRDGGMKKVAGESCVDLGGSMHRFFAGYDPCPDLVPVYHLLDGLNLHLKMVN from the coding sequence ATGGTTCTTCGGTTCCGGACACTGAAAACACAGTCCCTCTCGAAGAAGCAGCAATGCCTCTCTCTCCTAAACTCGTGTCGTTCCATGGACCAACTCCGTCAAATTCAGGCACAAGTTCACGTCTCTGGTCTCTATCAAGACACCCGCGTGCTCTCCGAACTCGTCTACTTTTGCTCCCTCTCTCCCTCCAAGAACCTTCGCCACGCGCGATCATTCGTCCACCACGCCGCCACCCCATCACCCATTTCGTGGAACATTCTCATTAGAGGCTACGCCGCAAGCGATTCCCCCCTCGAAGCCTTCTGGGTGTTTCGAAAAATGCGAGAACGAGGTGCTATGCCCAACAAACTCACCTTCCCTTTTCTACTTAAGTCTTGTGCTGTGGCTTCTGCACTTTTTGAAGGGAAGCAGGTGCACGCGGACGCTGTTAAATGTGGTTTGGACTCTGATGTTTACGTTGGAAACAACTTGATCAACTTTTACGGGTGTTGTAAGAAGATTGTGGATGCAAGGAAGGTGTTTGGTGAAATGCCTGAGAGAACGGTTGTTTCTTGGAACTCGGTTATGACTGCTTGTGTTGAGAGTCTTTGGTTGGGTGATGGGATTGGGTATTTTTTCAGGATGTGGGGTTGTGGGTTTGAGCCTGATGAGACTTCCATGGTATTGTTGCTCTCTGCTTGTGCTGAGTTGGGTTACTTGAGCTTGGGAAGGTGGGTTCATTCTCAGTTGGTTTTGAGAGGGATGGTTTTGAGTGTTCAGTTGGGTACTGCTCTTGTTGACATGTATGGGAAGTCTGGGGCTTTGGGTTATGCAAGGGATGTTTTTGAGAGAATGGAGAACAGGAATGTGTGGACATGGAGTGCAATGATATTGGGGTTGGCTCAACACGGGTTTGGTGAGGAAGCCCTTGAACTCTTTGCAATTatgaataacaataacaatgacAACCGTGATATACGTCCAAATTATGTGACCTATCTTGGGGTTCTTTGTGCTTGTAGCCATGCTGGGATGGTAGATGAGGGTTACCAATATTTTCATGACATGGAATGTGTCCATGGGATCAAGCCCCTGATGACACATTATGGAGCCATGGTTGATGTCTTGGGTCGTGCTGGCCGTCTTGAAGAAGCCTATGAGTTTATACAGAGCATGCCTATTGAGCCTGACCCGGTTGTGTGGAGGACGTTGCTTAGTGCATGCACTGTTCATGATGTGCATGACCATACAGGGATTGGGGAAAGAGTAAGCAAGAAGTTGCTTCTGAAGGAGCCAAGGAGGGGAGGGAATTTGGTTATTGTTGCTAACATGTATGCTGAAGTGGGGATGTGGGAGGAAGCGGCTAATGTGAGGAGGGTCATGAGAGATGGAGGGATGAAGAAGGTGGCtggagagagttgtgttgattTAGGTGGGTCCATGCATAGGTTCTTTGCAGGGTATGATCCTTGCCCAGATTTGGTTCCTGTCTATCATCTTCTAGATGGATTGAACCTGCACTTGAAGATGGTTAACTGA
- the LOC114395957 gene encoding protein NRT1/ PTR FAMILY 7.3-like, with protein sequence MGCLCFIKKDKIKGKVNRDNEVCTSDGAIDSHGHPAVRKRTGTWTTGILILVNQGLATLAFFGVGVNLVLFLTRVMGQDNAEAANNVSKWTGTVYLFSLLGAFLSDSYWGRYMTCAIFQVIFVIGLVSLSLSSHISLLKPSGCGDKELQCGSHSSSQTALFYLSIYLVALGNGGYQPNIATFGSDQFDEGDPKERLSKVAFFSYFYLALNLGSLFSNTILDYFEDKGQWTLGFWASAGSAAIALILFLCGTRRYRYFKPVGNPLPRVGQVFVAAGKKWKVKVLSEENLYEDEESSPSGRRKMLHTEGFRFLDKAAFITSKDLEQLEENKRNPWCLSTVTQVEEVKCILRLLPIWLCTIMYSVVFAQMASLFVVQGDAMATGISSFKIPPASMSSFDILGVAFFIFIYRHALDPFVAKVMKSKLTELQRMGIGLVLAIMAMVSAGLVEKFRLKYAIKDCNQCDGSSSLSIFWQVPQYVLTGASEVFMYVPQLEFFNAQTPDGLKSFGSALCMTSISLGNYVSSLLVAIVMKISTKGDIPGWIPGNLNLGHLDRFYFLLAALTTADLVVYVALAKWYKSIQFEENAEEDIKKENHEVMV encoded by the exons ATGGGTTGTTTGTGTTTTATTAAAAAG GACAAAATCAAGGGAAAGGTGAACAGAGACAACGAGGTTTGCACGTCGGATGGAGCTATTGATAGCCATGGTCATCCTGCAGTTCGAAAAAGAACTGGGACTTGGACTACTGGAATTTTGATTTTAG TAAACCAAGggcttgctactttggcattCTTTGGAGTTGGAGTGAATTTGGTGTTGTTTTTGACGAGAGTGATGGGTCAAGACAATGCTGAAGCAGCCAACAATGTGAGCAAGTGGACAGGGACAGTTTACCTCTTCTCTCTTCTTGGAGCCTTCCTTAGTGACTCTTACTGGGGAAGGTACATGACCTGTGCCATCTTCCAGGTCATATTTGTTatt GGTTTGGTTTCATTATCATTGTCATCTCACATATCCCTATTGAAGCCGAGTGGTTGTGGCGATAAAGAATTACAATGTGGATCACACTCATCATCCCAAACGGCTTTGTTCTATCTTTCCATATACCTAGTAGCTTTGGGAAATGGAGGATACCAACCTAACATAGCCACATTTGGTAGTGATCAATTTGATGAAGGGGACCCTAAGGAACGACTTTCGAAAGTAGCATTTTTTAGCTACTTTTATTTGGCTTTGAATCTTGGCTCACTCTTCTCAAACACCATATTGGATTATTTTGAGGATAAGGGACAATGGACTTTGGGATTTTGGGCATCAGCTGGTTCTGCTGCTATTGCATTGATTTTGTTCCTTTGTGGCACACGAAGGTATAGATACTTTAAGCCTGTTGGAAATCCTCTACCTAGAGTTGGCCAAGTTTTTGTTGCAGCCGGAAAAAAATGGAAAGTCAAGGTACTAAGTGAAGAAAACCTTTATGAGGATGAAGAGTCCTCTCCCAGTGGAAGGAGAAAAATGCTCCACACCGAAGGATTTAG GTTCTTAGATAAAGCAGCATTTATCACATCAAAAGATTTGGAGCAGCTAGAAGAGAATAAACGCAATCCATGGTGTCTATCCACTGTGACACAAGTAGAAGAAGTGAAGTGCATTCTAAGACTACTCCCAATTTGGCTATGCACCATAATGTACTCAGTTGTTTTTGCTCAAATGGCATCACTCTTTGTGGTGCAAGGTGATGCTATGGCCACTggaatttcaagtttcaaaatCCCTCCAGCAAGCATGTCCAGCTTCGACATTTTAGGCGTGgcattcttcatcttcatctataGGCACGCCCTCGACCCTTTTGTGGCCAAAGTAATGAAATCCAAACTCACAGAGCTTCAAAGGATGGGAATTGGTCTAGTCCTTGCAATCATGGCCATGGTCTCAGCAGGGTTGGTAGAGAAATTCCGGCTGAAGTATGCAATAAAAGATTGTAACCAATGTGATGGGTCAAGTTCACTTTCAATTTTCTGGCAAGTGCCACAATATGTGCTCACAGGAGCATCAGAGGTTTTCATGTATGTGCCTCAATTGGAGTTCTTCAATGCACAAACACCTGATGGATTGAAAAGCTTTGGCAGTGCACTTTGCATGACATCAATATCACTAGGAAACTATGTGAGTAGTTTGCTTGTTGCAATTGTGATGAAAATCTCCACCAAAGGTGACATACCTGGGTGGATACCAGGGAACCTAAACTTGGGACATTTGGACAGGTTCTACTTCCTCTTAGCAGCACTAACAACAGCTGATCTTGTGGTCTATGTTGCATTGGCTAAGTGGTATAAGTCTATCCAGTTTGAAGAAAACGCTGAAGAAGAcatcaaaaaggaaaatcatgaGGTTATGGTGTAG